Genomic window (Chryseobacterium bernardetii):
TTCCGGTTTGGGTTAATATAAATCCTATATTGTTGTTGAGCATTTGAATATCTCTGTATATTTCATTTCTGAAGAGTTTTCTCCATGTATGTCCACCATCCTTTGAAGATGCTACCACTCCATATTGAGACTGATCAAGCATATATAATGTTTGATCGGGCGTAACTTCGAGATTAGTAATGATGGAAAAAGATTTTACGGGGGTTAAAAATTTCCATTCCTGAGCATCAAAAAAAGATATAAATCCCAATAGTAAAAACGTAAAATATTTATTCATATAAAGGTTATTAGTTTTTGCAAATATATGAATTCAATATAAAGTTAATTAGGCTACTAAATTTTTAATATGCTGTGTCTTATATAAAAAGCAAAAGAGCAAAACTGCTCTTTTGTTGTTTATTACAATATTTTTATTTAGCAAGAGAAACTGTAGCTCCGCCAAGGTGTGGCAGATATTATTAAGGTAATAAATTACTCCATGTTAATGGGATAAATGAGGTTATTTTGATTTATAAAAAGAAATAGTATTATCCCTATAGCTTTCAGTTTTGTTAACGCTATGATTGAATTCCGGGGCTTTTGTACCGTTCCTTAGTTCCAGGTTTTCATTTTTAATAATGATAACTTCGTCCCAAAGATCTGCGTCAATAAATTGCTGTAAGGTAAAGCGGCCTCCTTCTATGATAATAGACTGAATTTGTTCATTGTATAATATTTCCATCAAATCAGATAAGAAATTCTCTTTTTTGATTTTAATGAATTGAATATGTTCTTGCGCTCCTTCTTTACTACTGTTTAGAACTAATGTTCTGGCTTCATTGTTGTAAATCTTAAAGTCATCCGGAACTTTCAGGTCAAAATCAATTAAAATTCTGATTGGGTTTATTCCCTCAACATTTCTTACAGTAAGGCTGGGATTATCATTTAAAGCAGTTTGTGTTCCTACCAAAATAGCATGCTCGTTTGCTCTTAACTGATGAACAAACTGATTAACTAACGCATTGGAGACAGCAGTTGGTTTAAAATCTTTATCCAGAAATCCATCACCGGATTCTGCCCATTTTAAAATGATGTAAGGCCTTTTCTTTTCGTGGTAGGTAAAAAATCTTTTGTTCAGTTCAATACATTTATTTTCAAGAATTCCGGAAACAGCCTCTATTCCTGCATCCTGAATGATCTTTTTCCCTTTTCCGTTTACTTTATCATGGGAATCCATAGCACCGATAACTACTTTTTTGAAACCTAATTCTTTAATTTTTAAAGCGCATGGGGGAGTTTTACCGTAGTGTGCACAAGGCTCCAGAGAAACATAGATTGTTGATTCTGGAATCAGAGTTTTGTCTTTCACAGAATTAATGGCATTGATCTCTGCATGGTTTTCTCCTGCTTTATGATGGTAGCCCTCACCAATGATTTCACCTTTGTAAACAATCACACTTCCTACAAGTGGGTTGGGGTAGGTTTTACCCAGAGCTTTCTGGGCCAGTTCAATACATCGTTTAATATAAAGTTCGTCGTTATTCATATTTATAAAAAGAAAAAGCGAAGACAAATTGCTTTGCTCCGCCTTTATTTATTGTGTTAAGATTTATTCTCCTGCAATAATATTGTGAAGATTCTGCTTTAACGTTTCCAGATGAGCTTTCTTTTCATCAATGGTGTTATAAGTATCCCTTAATAGAGGATTCTCTCTTGATGGTTTATTGAAGAATGAAAGGTTGTTTTCTAGCTTAACAATTTCAGCTTCAAGATCGGAAATCTGGTTTTTGATCTTTCTTGCTTTATCAGTAAGCTGATTTTCTGATAATCCTTCCTCTTTCAATTCCAGCTCATTGATTTTATTGATCTTCAATTTTTCTCTTAAAGTCTTATTGAACTCAGAGTTGATGGAGATCTTATCTCTTGGAACTTTTCCAATATTATTCCATGCTGTTTTAATGGCTTCAATTTTTTCAATACTTCCTTCTTCATTGGAAACCATTT
Coding sequences:
- the ribD gene encoding bifunctional diaminohydroxyphosphoribosylaminopyrimidine deaminase/5-amino-6-(5-phosphoribosylamino)uracil reductase RibD; translation: MNNDELYIKRCIELAQKALGKTYPNPLVGSVIVYKGEIIGEGYHHKAGENHAEINAINSVKDKTLIPESTIYVSLEPCAHYGKTPPCALKIKELGFKKVVIGAMDSHDKVNGKGKKIIQDAGIEAVSGILENKCIELNKRFFTYHEKKRPYIILKWAESGDGFLDKDFKPTAVSNALVNQFVHQLRANEHAILVGTQTALNDNPSLTVRNVEGINPIRILIDFDLKVPDDFKIYNNEARTLVLNSSKEGAQEHIQFIKIKKENFLSDLMEILYNEQIQSIIIEGGRFTLQQFIDADLWDEVIIIKNENLELRNGTKAPEFNHSVNKTESYRDNTISFYKSK